One genomic segment of Leptolyngbya sp. FACHB-261 includes these proteins:
- a CDS encoding zinc-dependent peptidase translates to MVGTIVVFLIVGLVITGILINPVSVERRRNRLRRRSFSPVWAAIIEQNLAIYARLSVADQRRLQGHVQVFLAEKQFIGCAGLQVTEEMRLVIAAVACLLLLNERGNYFPRLRSVLVYPTAYFVNETAALGNYVVEERRVARLGESWTNDQLVLSWQQVKQDMGNWRDGHNVVLHEFAHQLDQEDGKAEGVPILRRDSDYSVWAQVMAAGYEQLCRDVERGATTVMDSYGATNPAEFFAVATETFFEKPQALLKKHPAIYEQLQRYYQLDPMQWV, encoded by the coding sequence ATGGTTGGAACCATTGTTGTCTTTCTCATTGTTGGGCTGGTGATTACTGGGATTTTAATTAATCCTGTATCGGTTGAACGGCGGCGCAATCGTCTTAGACGACGTTCTTTTTCTCCGGTTTGGGCTGCGATTATTGAGCAGAATCTTGCCATTTATGCTCGTCTTTCTGTGGCTGATCAAAGGCGGCTTCAGGGGCATGTTCAGGTGTTTTTGGCGGAGAAGCAGTTTATTGGCTGTGCTGGTTTACAGGTCACTGAAGAAATGCGGCTGGTAATTGCGGCGGTGGCCTGTTTGCTGTTGCTGAACGAGCGTGGCAATTATTTCCCTCGGTTGCGTTCGGTGCTGGTTTATCCCACTGCTTATTTTGTTAATGAAACAGCTGCGTTAGGCAATTATGTGGTTGAGGAACGGCGGGTGGCGCGGCTGGGGGAGTCGTGGACGAATGACCAGTTAGTGTTGTCTTGGCAACAGGTGAAGCAAGACATGGGCAATTGGCGGGATGGGCATAATGTGGTTCTGCACGAGTTTGCCCATCAGTTGGATCAGGAGGATGGCAAGGCGGAGGGGGTGCCGATTTTGCGGCGGGATTCAGATTATTCGGTTTGGGCGCAGGTGATGGCGGCGGGATATGAGCAGCTTTGCCGAGATGTTGAGCGAGGCGCCACGACGGTGATGGATAGCTATGGCGCGACGAATCCGGCGGAGTTTTTTGCGGTGGCTACTGAGACGTTTTTTGAGAAGCCACAGGCGTTGCTGAAGAAGCACCCGGCGATTTATGAGCAGTTGCAACGCTACTATCAACTTGACCCGATGCAGTGGGTTTAG
- a CDS encoding Uma2 family endonuclease: MVQALSKPITLDEFLQLPETKPASEYIDGQIIQKPMPQGKHSTIQGEFVTAINSVVKLKKIARAFPELRCTFGGRSTVPDISVFAWNRIPRDENGEIANTFQAAPDWTIEILSPDQSQTKVTKNILHCLKYGTQMGWLIDPAEQTVFVYLPQQLPEAFDEAAVQLPVPSFVGELQLTVGELFGWLLE; this comes from the coding sequence ATGGTACAGGCCCTCTCTAAACCCATCACACTCGATGAGTTTCTGCAACTGCCGGAAACCAAACCTGCCAGCGAGTACATCGACGGTCAAATTATTCAGAAGCCAATGCCACAGGGCAAACACAGCACGATTCAGGGTGAGTTCGTCACAGCTATCAATAGCGTTGTAAAGCTCAAGAAGATTGCTCGTGCCTTTCCTGAGTTGCGCTGCACCTTTGGCGGACGTTCAACTGTGCCTGACATCTCTGTGTTTGCTTGGAACAGAATTCCCCGTGACGAGAACGGCGAAATTGCCAACACGTTTCAGGCTGCTCCAGATTGGACAATTGAAATCTTGTCACCCGATCAGAGCCAGACAAAAGTTACAAAGAATATTCTGCATTGCTTGAAATACGGAACGCAGATGGGCTGGCTGATTGATCCGGCGGAGCAAACGGTATTCGTTTATCTGCCTCAACAGCTACCAGAGGCATTTGATGAAGCAGCCGTTCAGTTGCCTGTGCCGTCCTTTGTGGGTGAGTTGCAGCTTACGGTTGGAGAGCTGTTTGGTTGGCTGTTGGAGTGA
- a CDS encoding Uma2 family endonuclease: MIMQAKDKKYYTAEEYLELELDSAERHEYLDGEIATMTGGTPNHNQIALNLSGTLNLTLRRQPYRVFVADQRLWIPRKKIYTYPDVMVIQGELQFQEGRRDTITNPLIIAEVLSGSTRNYDKDAKFSAYRTIPGFQEYLLIDQYTLHIEQYFKTDQKRWTFSEYDEADEIVSFNSIPFQMPLADIYDKVVFEEIGNG; encoded by the coding sequence ATGATTATGCAAGCCAAGGACAAAAAATATTACACAGCCGAAGAATACCTAGAACTTGAGCTTGATTCGGCAGAACGCCATGAATACCTTGACGGTGAAATTGCCACGATGACAGGTGGAACACCAAACCACAATCAAATCGCCCTCAACCTAAGCGGCACCCTGAACCTAACCCTCAGGCGTCAACCCTATCGCGTATTCGTCGCAGACCAACGCCTCTGGATTCCCAGAAAAAAGATTTACACCTATCCCGATGTCATGGTCATTCAAGGCGAATTGCAATTTCAGGAAGGGCGACGAGACACCATCACCAACCCACTGATAATCGCTGAAGTTCTATCAGGCTCCACCCGCAACTACGACAAAGACGCCAAGTTCTCAGCCTATCGAACCATCCCAGGTTTCCAGGAATATCTTCTGATTGACCAATACACCTTGCACATCGAGCAATACTTCAAAACCGACCAAAAACGGTGGACATTTTCCGAATACGACGAGGCCGATGAAATAGTCTCCTTCAACTCCATCCCCTTTCAAATGCCACTCGCAGACATCTACGACAAAGTGGTGTTTGAGGAGATAGGCAACGGCTAG
- a CDS encoding class II glutamine amidotransferase: MCQLLGMNCNVPTDICFSFEGFSARGGKTDEHQDGWGIAFFEGVGCRVFLDEKPSVVSPIAELVRQYPIKSTHVIAHIRKATFGVVALENCHPFQRELWGRYWVFAHNGDLPDFYPEDTRFYRPVGQTDSERAFCLILNRLRQSFPDSKPPLESLYSVLAAVTAEIASKGTFNFLLSDGEHFFAHCATKLCYIVRQAPFAAAHLVDADLTVDFQELTTPSDRVAVIATVPLTDNEVWTTLEPGELLVFRDGLPLKPEKA, translated from the coding sequence GTGTGCCAACTACTAGGAATGAACTGCAATGTACCGACTGATATCTGCTTTTCATTCGAGGGGTTCTCGGCCCGAGGTGGAAAAACAGACGAACACCAGGATGGTTGGGGCATTGCCTTTTTTGAAGGGGTTGGCTGTCGGGTCTTTCTGGATGAAAAACCATCGGTTGTCTCACCGATTGCTGAGTTAGTGCGTCAGTATCCGATTAAGTCCACCCATGTAATTGCGCATATTCGCAAAGCAACTTTTGGGGTTGTTGCCTTAGAAAATTGTCACCCCTTTCAGCGGGAATTGTGGGGACGCTATTGGGTGTTTGCGCACAATGGCGACTTGCCCGATTTCTACCCAGAAGATACAAGGTTTTATCGTCCTGTCGGCCAAACTGATAGTGAACGGGCTTTCTGTCTGATTCTGAATAGGCTGCGGCAGTCTTTTCCGGACAGCAAGCCACCGCTAGAAAGTCTCTACTCGGTGTTAGCGGCAGTGACTGCCGAGATTGCCAGTAAGGGCACGTTTAATTTCCTGCTCTCGGATGGCGAACACTTTTTCGCCCACTGCGCAACTAAGCTCTGCTACATTGTGCGGCAAGCTCCTTTTGCGGCTGCCCACTTGGTTGATGCCGATCTCACGGTGGATTTTCAAGAACTAACGACGCCAAGTGACCGAGTCGCAGTCATTGCCACAGTTCCCTTAACTGACAACGAGGTCTGGACGACTCTTGAACCAGGGGAGCTATTAGTGTTTCGCGATGGTTTGCCGTTGAAGCCTGAGAAAGCTTGA
- a CDS encoding YaaC family protein produces MQKVWHKLIEFETRDLVERALERRHGRSPSARVINEVTSNFIQAREYYLNAEKSAITVRPLLLYYGVLALSRGLILALDIQLSESALKPAHGLEIKEWRGTLKNELRNVCLLEIGISEGAFYDLLKTTENRSYFRGNCSEVNWMYSFDLPNLGTRLSFEDIIKCIPDLSEEYRIWKDKEFVASELKAFKSSEPEHHIATLKLPVEIEHLKQILPVVNWNILNIDVNQTEINVDLPKSYVPYFVQKLHDHDFVDIGDIYLVPPIQESVYLNTLSLYFSASYVLGMLTRYFPSIWISLGRVEKGDGIFPLINRLMSLIQNDYPQIVLDFLRSPYKFET; encoded by the coding sequence ATGCAAAAAGTCTGGCATAAGCTTATTGAGTTTGAAACCCGTGACCTTGTAGAGCGAGCGCTCGAACGGAGACATGGACGCTCACCCTCAGCACGGGTTATCAATGAGGTAACATCAAATTTTATCCAAGCCAGAGAGTACTATCTCAATGCTGAGAAATCAGCGATAACAGTACGGCCTTTGCTTCTGTATTATGGTGTCCTTGCACTTAGTCGTGGTTTGATTCTAGCTCTTGATATTCAGCTTTCCGAATCTGCCCTTAAACCAGCACACGGTTTAGAAATAAAAGAATGGAGAGGAACACTGAAAAACGAACTGAGGAATGTATGCCTCCTTGAAATTGGTATTTCAGAAGGTGCCTTTTATGATCTTTTGAAAACGACTGAGAATAGAAGCTATTTTAGAGGTAACTGTAGCGAAGTTAATTGGATGTATTCTTTTGATTTGCCGAATCTTGGGACACGTTTGAGCTTTGAAGATATAATCAAGTGTATTCCTGATCTCTCAGAGGAATATAGGATTTGGAAAGATAAAGAATTTGTTGCTTCAGAATTAAAAGCTTTTAAGTCTTCAGAGCCAGAACATCACATTGCAACTCTAAAATTGCCAGTTGAAATAGAGCATTTGAAGCAGATTCTTCCGGTGGTGAATTGGAATATTCTAAATATAGATGTAAACCAGACAGAGATAAACGTAGACCTTCCCAAATCATATGTCCCTTACTTTGTGCAGAAGTTGCATGATCATGACTTTGTTGATATCGGGGATATTTATCTAGTTCCACCAATTCAAGAGAGTGTTTATCTCAACACGCTGTCTCTTTACTTCTCTGCGTCCTATGTTTTGGGTATGTTGACGAGGTACTTTCCATCGATATGGATTTCTCTAGGCCGCGTTGAGAAGGGCGATGGAATTTTCCCTTTAATAAATCGTTTGATGAGTCTTATACAGAACGATTATCCTCAAATTGTTCTGGACTTCTTGCGAAGCCCATATAAGTTCGAAACATAG
- a CDS encoding AI-2E family transporter, whose product MNRLFTPLQQLLVTWVLILITGWMTLNAVSYFSELISILVTAGLIAFLLNYAVLRLRPFMSRGLAAGLVYLLAGVVVGLLGVTIAPPVLNQAQQLLVNLPDLIGSGQEQLAELQNWSRSHHIRFAVPMLEEQILAQLQEQAETIPTRGLGLLLGTFNWVLDLILILVISFYMLVDGQRLWNGVTSFFSPPIRDFLTQSFRRNLQGFFSGQLLLGLFMAASLSLAFGWLKVPFFLVFATFIGLMEVIPFIGATLGIATVGIVVAFIDWWTAVQVVGTAILIQQVKDNVLAPRVLGNLTGLSPAMVLAALLLGGQVGGLLGVILAIPLAGTVRTIVELLLDPTLPPQTGPFFVNPMAHAEPEVALECLIDPESDQALVEGAQEGALAPQTEPASVPRLA is encoded by the coding sequence ATGAATCGTCTGTTTACGCCACTGCAACAGCTTCTAGTCACTTGGGTTCTGATACTGATTACAGGCTGGATGACCCTGAACGCGGTGAGCTATTTCAGTGAGTTAATCAGCATTTTAGTAACCGCTGGGTTGATTGCATTTCTGTTGAATTATGCAGTGCTAAGACTGCGACCTTTCATGTCTCGGGGGCTCGCAGCAGGCTTAGTTTATCTGCTGGCTGGAGTCGTCGTTGGGCTGCTTGGCGTCACCATCGCCCCTCCCGTCCTCAACCAGGCCCAACAGCTGCTCGTCAACCTGCCAGACTTGATTGGATCTGGACAGGAGCAATTGGCAGAGCTGCAGAATTGGAGCAGAAGTCATCACATCCGCTTCGCTGTGCCGATGCTGGAGGAGCAAATCCTGGCCCAGCTCCAAGAGCAGGCCGAAACGATCCCAACCCGTGGCCTGGGCCTGCTCTTGGGCACGTTCAACTGGGTCTTGGATCTGATTCTGATTCTGGTGATCTCGTTCTACATGCTGGTGGATGGACAGCGGTTGTGGAACGGCGTGACTAGCTTCTTCTCGCCACCGATTCGCGATTTTCTAACCCAGTCGTTTCGCCGCAACCTACAAGGGTTCTTCTCTGGACAACTATTGCTGGGGCTGTTCATGGCCGCGTCCCTGTCGCTGGCGTTCGGCTGGCTCAAGGTGCCGTTCTTCCTGGTCTTTGCCACCTTTATTGGTCTGATGGAAGTCATCCCTTTCATTGGGGCGACCCTGGGCATTGCCACGGTTGGCATTGTGGTGGCCTTTATCGATTGGTGGACAGCGGTGCAAGTAGTAGGGACGGCCATCCTGATTCAGCAAGTTAAGGACAACGTCTTGGCACCTCGCGTTTTAGGCAACCTGACCGGCTTGAGTCCGGCAATGGTGCTGGCGGCCCTACTGCTGGGGGGGCAAGTCGGTGGCTTGCTGGGGGTGATTCTGGCGATTCCCCTGGCCGGTACGGTGCGGACGATTGTTGAGCTGTTGCTTGACCCGACCCTGCCCCCGCAAACGGGTCCGTTCTTCGTCAACCCAATGGCTCATGCTGAACCTGAGGTGGCCCTGGAGTGCCTTATCGACCCAGAATCTGACCAAGCATTGGTGGAAGGGGCACAGGAGGGGGCACTGGCACCACAGACGGAGCCAGCTTCCGTTCCACGGCTTGCCTGA
- a CDS encoding PadR family transcriptional regulator, producing the protein MSLAHAILGLLEQEEMTGYDLKTNCFDQCIAHLWPADQAQIYRTLDKLVEQGWIACTVEVQQERPNRKVYRLTEAGKAELNRWIQQPQSLPTMRDPLLIQLYFAAQLPNDAIIQLLAEQLDARRDKLAECQAIELPSLDDASATRDQLMQRLVLESVIQREQTYIDWLKTAMETLSNR; encoded by the coding sequence ATGTCATTGGCGCACGCAATCTTGGGTCTGCTTGAGCAGGAAGAGATGACTGGCTACGACCTCAAAACCAACTGCTTTGATCAGTGCATTGCTCACTTATGGCCCGCTGACCAGGCCCAAATTTACAGAACCCTCGACAAGCTAGTCGAGCAGGGCTGGATTGCCTGTACCGTCGAAGTTCAGCAAGAGCGTCCCAACCGCAAGGTCTATCGCCTAACCGAAGCTGGGAAAGCCGAATTGAACCGCTGGATCCAGCAACCTCAGTCTCTGCCTACGATGCGGGATCCGCTGCTGATTCAGCTGTATTTCGCCGCACAATTGCCCAATGACGCAATCATCCAGTTACTCGCGGAGCAACTAGACGCTCGCCGCGACAAGCTAGCCGAGTGCCAAGCGATTGAGCTACCCAGCCTCGATGACGCCTCAGCCACTCGGGACCAGCTCATGCAACGGTTGGTCCTAGAGTCGGTGATTCAACGCGAGCAGACTTATATTGACTGGTTGAAAACAGCAATGGAGACATTGAGCAACCGCTAG
- a CDS encoding pirin family protein, translating to MTAQTQTQTQTQAQALRTSAGVISSVETLEGAGFLVRRPFPKSSFAGFDPFLLLDEMGPMQLEPGQAKGAPDHPHRGFETVSYVLEGRLEHKDSEGHAGKLGPGDVQWMTAGAGVVHSEMPEQEFTRTGGRLHGLQLWVNLPQRDKMMPPRYQEISAARIPTAQTSDGSVKVKVIAGEALGAKAVIETQTPILYLHFTLQPGATVVQPVPETYNTFAYVLDGEGVFGGSEEQAGDGQMVLFAQDGEAVKITNPATATTPLDVLLIGGVPLNEPVVRYGPFVMNTEAEILQAIEDYRNGRMGRINV from the coding sequence ATGACCGCACAAACCCAGACACAAACCCAGACACAAGCCCAGGCATTACGGACGAGTGCTGGCGTAATCAGCAGTGTGGAAACCCTAGAGGGTGCTGGGTTCTTGGTGCGTCGTCCCTTCCCAAAGAGCAGCTTTGCAGGTTTTGATCCCTTTCTGCTCCTAGATGAAATGGGTCCGATGCAGCTTGAGCCCGGTCAAGCCAAAGGTGCCCCAGACCATCCCCATCGTGGTTTTGAGACGGTCAGCTATGTTCTAGAAGGGCGTTTGGAGCACAAAGACTCTGAAGGTCATGCAGGTAAGCTAGGACCGGGGGATGTGCAGTGGATGACGGCAGGGGCCGGAGTGGTGCATTCAGAGATGCCGGAGCAGGAGTTTACCCGCACGGGTGGACGGCTACACGGGCTACAACTCTGGGTGAATTTGCCCCAGCGTGACAAAATGATGCCACCGCGCTATCAGGAAATTTCAGCAGCTCGCATCCCAACTGCGCAAACCAGCGATGGTTCTGTGAAGGTGAAGGTGATTGCTGGGGAAGCACTGGGAGCCAAGGCGGTGATTGAAACTCAGACCCCGATTCTGTATCTACATTTCACGCTGCAACCGGGAGCCACTGTGGTTCAACCAGTGCCAGAAACTTACAATACCTTTGCCTATGTTCTGGATGGTGAAGGGGTATTTGGGGGCAGTGAGGAGCAGGCGGGCGATGGGCAAATGGTGCTGTTCGCGCAAGATGGGGAAGCGGTAAAAATCACGAATCCAGCTACTGCGACAACACCGCTTGATGTTCTGTTAATCGGGGGTGTGCCCCTCAATGAGCCGGTGGTTCGCTACGGTCCGTTTGTGATGAATACCGAGGCCGAAATTCTTCAGGCCATCGAAGATTATCGTAATGGAAGGATGGGTAGAATCAATGTCTAA
- a CDS encoding nuclear transport factor 2 family protein, whose amino-acid sequence MNKQTTTNAPIPRRMLLTGFGFVVGAAAPLAIAAARKQDNSMTAQSDEVKNKEIVRQGFARWASGTGSFFDLLADDVEWTITGRSPISKTYTSRKQFLEEAIAPINERLSVRIVPRLRGIYAEGNMVIALWDGTGTAKDGKPYRNTYSWYMTMQNGRIVKVVAFFDTIELADLWNRIPA is encoded by the coding sequence ATGAACAAACAGACCACCACTAATGCCCCTATACCCCGCCGTATGTTGTTAACCGGCTTTGGCTTCGTGGTAGGTGCCGCTGCACCGTTGGCGATCGCTGCGGCTAGAAAACAAGATAATTCCATGACTGCACAATCCGACGAGGTCAAGAATAAAGAGATAGTACGCCAAGGCTTTGCTAGATGGGCAAGCGGCACTGGCAGCTTTTTCGATCTGCTGGCTGATGACGTGGAATGGACAATTACAGGCCGTAGTCCCATTTCCAAAACCTACACCAGCCGCAAACAGTTCTTGGAAGAGGCTATAGCGCCAATCAACGAGCGATTGAGCGTGAGAATAGTGCCCAGGCTGCGGGGCATTTATGCCGAGGGCAATATGGTTATTGCCCTCTGGGATGGAACGGGTACAGCCAAAGACGGCAAACCGTATCGCAACACCTATTCCTGGTATATGACCATGCAAAACGGGCGTATTGTAAAGGTAGTGGCATTCTTCGATACGATTGAGCTTGCCGACCTGTGGAACCGCATTCCTGCTTGA
- a CDS encoding quercetin 2,3-dioxygenase yields the protein MFANQMNQNGLVVEPSQGASYWVLGDLYTFKTVSKDTNGTYSLMEMIVYPQTGSPPHIHSREDESFLVQSGEIQFQIDGQTLVATPGTFIYSPRGQRHLFANVSGQTAKMLCWVTPAGLEQFFMEIGTPADDLTAAPPPVTEADIQKTIAVAPQYGLTILPPDSASH from the coding sequence ATGTTTGCAAACCAAATGAATCAGAATGGTCTTGTGGTGGAACCTAGCCAGGGAGCATCTTACTGGGTGCTGGGTGACCTGTATACCTTTAAGACCGTGAGCAAAGATACAAATGGAACGTATTCGCTGATGGAAATGATCGTTTATCCCCAAACTGGTTCACCTCCTCACATTCACAGCCGCGAAGATGAGTCCTTCTTAGTTCAATCTGGAGAAATTCAGTTTCAAATTGATGGACAAACCCTTGTAGCAACGCCCGGAACCTTTATCTACTCGCCTCGAGGACAGCGCCATCTGTTTGCCAACGTCAGTGGCCAAACTGCAAAGATGTTGTGCTGGGTGACCCCTGCTGGACTGGAGCAGTTTTTCATGGAAATTGGCACTCCAGCTGATGATCTAACTGCAGCACCCCCGCCTGTCACAGAGGCGGATATCCAAAAGACAATCGCCGTGGCTCCCCAATATGGTCTGACTATTCTGCCTCCAGACTCCGCGAGCCATTAA
- a CDS encoding Uma2 family endonuclease, giving the protein MLAELIHDLEQDYPGVLERGLCLLMSGVSWQYYEALICKLEDRASLRLTYLDGELEVVAPSRRQEGIKKRIAILLEAYFEETDTEYFPLGSTTFRSEQQRGGSEPDESYCLGVEKDVPDLVVEVSLTSGGIDKLTVYQRLKIPEIWFWQDEQLSIYCLREGQYEKVTRSELLPKLELELLKAYILHPQPLSAVKEFRQRIRQSM; this is encoded by the coding sequence ATGCTAGCCGAGCTAATTCATGACTTGGAACAGGACTATCCGGGAGTGCTGGAGCGGGGGCTTTGCCTCCTGATGAGTGGTGTGAGTTGGCAATACTATGAAGCCTTGATCTGCAAACTCGAAGATAGGGCTTCGCTGCGTCTCACTTATTTAGATGGGGAATTGGAAGTTGTAGCGCCGAGCCGTCGTCAAGAGGGCATCAAAAAACGCATTGCAATTTTGCTAGAAGCCTATTTTGAGGAAACAGATACCGAGTATTTTCCTTTGGGTTCAACGACCTTTCGCAGTGAGCAGCAGCGAGGTGGCAGTGAACCGGATGAAAGCTATTGCCTCGGAGTCGAAAAGGACGTTCCTGATTTAGTGGTAGAGGTATCTCTCACAAGCGGCGGCATCGATAAACTAACGGTTTACCAACGGCTCAAGATTCCTGAGATCTGGTTCTGGCAGGATGAGCAGTTGTCTATCTATTGCTTGAGAGAGGGGCAGTACGAGAAGGTTACTCGCAGCGAGCTGTTGCCCAAGTTAGAGCTAGAGCTTCTGAAAGCCTATATCTTGCATCCTCAACCTTTGTCAGCAGTCAAAGAGTTTCGGCAGAGAATACGGCAGTCAATGTAG
- a CDS encoding cell wall metabolism sensor histidine kinase WalK, producing the protein MVGKGWYRAISSVRTRLLVWYFLLTTGTVFISIKTTYSIFCARIGVQAENSALQQANQLNVLVEKYRLKGKQGPDNIDTLFQWLLSSYVPTRGEYIITLVGNRIHETKPELPSDVLEQHPGLVQTWAGLAKEQRQHIETQGQHLYYVAKPVVWNRTQETGSIVVLNDSTTEYQIAESAIGLVMRMTFGLLLIFFLLAWFTAGRVLYPLRLLTKTAHSITESDMTQRIPVQGKDEIAELATTVNEMLDRLQAAFDSQKEFLKDASHELRTPITVIQGHLEMLKYQPQKEETIALVMDELERMSRLVNDLLLLAKAERSDFLRLKPEELDWLTEEIYLKARGLAKRDWRLESKGLSPITVDRQRLTQAVMNLVQNAIRHTKVGDTIALGSAVKGDRAYFWVRDTGEGISPDDQKRIFERFVRATGDLQSEGYGLGLSIVAAIAQSHGGQVELVSQLGHGSTFMIVLPLVQDAVTSTTLNARHPILPSS; encoded by the coding sequence ATGGTGGGGAAAGGTTGGTACCGTGCTATTTCCAGTGTTCGAACGCGGCTGCTTGTCTGGTATTTTCTGCTGACGACAGGGACAGTCTTTATCTCAATCAAAACCACTTATAGTATCTTTTGTGCTCGCATTGGAGTTCAGGCAGAAAATTCAGCCCTGCAACAGGCCAACCAACTTAATGTGCTGGTTGAAAAGTATCGGCTAAAAGGCAAGCAAGGACCTGACAATATTGATACCCTATTCCAGTGGTTGCTTTCCAGCTATGTGCCAACTCGCGGTGAATATATTATTACGCTGGTGGGCAATCGTATCCACGAAACCAAACCAGAACTTCCGTCCGATGTACTGGAGCAGCATCCCGGATTAGTTCAAACCTGGGCAGGTCTTGCTAAGGAACAACGGCAACACATAGAAACCCAGGGGCAGCACCTTTACTACGTAGCGAAACCTGTGGTCTGGAATAGGACCCAGGAAACAGGTTCGATCGTGGTTTTGAATGACAGTACGACTGAGTACCAGATAGCAGAGAGCGCGATCGGATTGGTCATGCGGATGACCTTTGGGTTACTGCTGATCTTCTTTTTGCTTGCCTGGTTCACCGCTGGACGTGTGCTGTACCCTTTACGACTGCTGACCAAAACGGCTCACTCCATTACCGAATCCGATATGACTCAACGGATTCCTGTACAGGGGAAAGACGAGATCGCGGAATTGGCAACAACCGTGAACGAAATGCTCGATCGTCTGCAAGCCGCATTTGATAGCCAAAAGGAGTTTTTGAAAGATGCCAGCCACGAGTTGAGAACCCCCATTACGGTCATTCAAGGGCATCTGGAAATGCTGAAATATCAGCCCCAGAAGGAAGAAACCATCGCCCTGGTAATGGACGAATTGGAACGGATGAGTCGTTTGGTCAACGATTTGTTGTTGTTGGCAAAAGCAGAGCGATCCGATTTTTTGCGGTTGAAGCCGGAAGAGTTGGACTGGCTGACAGAGGAAATTTATCTCAAAGCTCGGGGACTTGCCAAACGAGATTGGCGCTTAGAGTCAAAGGGCTTAAGCCCAATCACGGTGGATCGGCAACGCCTGACCCAAGCTGTCATGAATCTGGTGCAGAATGCTATCCGCCACACCAAAGTAGGAGATACGATTGCCCTCGGCTCTGCCGTCAAAGGCGATCGTGCTTACTTCTGGGTCCGTGATACCGGTGAAGGCATCAGCCCAGACGACCAGAAACGAATTTTCGAGCGATTTGTGCGTGCAACGGGCGATTTGCAGAGTGAAGGCTATGGGTTGGGGTTGTCGATTGTGGCAGCCATTGCCCAATCCCACGGAGGGCAGGTGGAGCTGGTCAGCCAGCTTGGTCATGGCTCTACCTTCATGATCGTCCTTCCCCTAGTGCAAGATGCCGTTACGTCAACGACGCTAAATGCCCGCCATCCTATCCTTCCATCTTCCTGA